The DNA sequence GCGGCAGTGAGGTACACCAGCAGCTTGGCTATCGCCTCGAGATACCCGTCGATGTGCGACTGAGCACGCAGCCAGGCATGTGTCACGAGGGCCTGGAGGTCTGCGTCTGGGCCTCGAAGACGCACGGCgtggccgccgccgagatcGACGATGTACTCGGTGACGCGGTGGTCGTGAGGAGTGTGGCCTGGTGATTGGGTGCGGTGTTTGATGGCCCAGACGTTAAGGATTCGCGAGGTTATGAGCGTCAGGAGGATGGCGAGACCCCACCAGTCCTCAAAGAGGATCATGAATGTGAGGGAAGACACTGTGAGGAGGGGACTGACGAGGTAGAGGAGATGGCTTAACCAGTCGACATCGGGGAGGGCGTCCCAGTCATCATTGTCTTcgttctcatcctcttcatctccaaccttccGTTTCTTGAACAGCTTTTTGAAAACTTTTGCTACTCTCCAAGGTATGTCTAGCCCAACGTCCAACGTCACAATACCTTCTGGACTCTGGCTGCAAAGAGCCACAAGATAGCTTGCCGTTATACTATTCTTGACTGCATAACGCACGCCGTTGAAAGCCTCGACGGGTAGGGCGACTAGACCAATAGGGGCTTCTCGCTCAAAGTCGTCGCAGGCTTGCTGGTAATGCAAACCTGGAGCGAGAACAAGGGCGTCAACCCATGAGGCGCCTCCTACAAGGGCAGTTCGACGGGATATGGTGCGGAgatcggcgagggcgaggagaccGCTGGCAGAGAGAACGATACCGGGGAGAGGGGTTGTGGTCCAGGATTGGATGAGGGATCGGGGCTGATCGTGTAAGTGGGGGTTTTGACGTTTGTTTGAGACTTGCCTCCATTGTTTTTCTGTAGCGACTGACTTTGTGACTCGGGTGCTAGACGAACTAAATAAGTGTGAGGATATATTGGGTCTTAGGTAGACTCTGTTCGTTCAAGCTATAGACTAACACGGGTTTCGAAGGGTATCGAGGGGATACTTGAGTACACTACCAGCTGAAGTTCACGAGTGTGCAGGTAAGAACTCAAGGGCTACGAGAGGGCTTTCTACGAGGTTCATGttattttagtatttatGGATAAGGTGCCAAGTTGAAGGTTGAGACATGAGGTTGTGGTTAGTGGCACGCGATCTATCGAGGAGCCGCGTGGAGGTGTCTCATGACATATGTCTTGTGTAGGACAAAGATGCTGATGCTCTAGAACTATTGGATGAAAACTTAAAAGATTCACGTTGATGATAGGAATAAACCTGCTGGTAGATGAAACATTTCTGGGTTTTGCGGTTAACTCTATGTGAAGCACGCGACAGGCGTTGTGCCCTTGACTGGTGGTCGTGGCTGTCGACGAGGTGGATAGAGTATTTCGTATATGCCACACCGCCCAGATCACTTGATCTGTCTTTCTGGATTTTCTAGGTACCCAATCAATTAATTCGCTTCAATTCATTTATAGAATCCTTAAACCATTTAAACCTAGGGCAACTATGTTCTCCTTCACGGGTGCTGAGTTGATGGTCGAAAGTCCACCTAGTTGATTACCCTACACCCCAATCTGGATGACTAAGCATTGCGCAACGAACAGGTTGCCGTCATGATGCATCAAGCCAGCTATCGAAGCTCCAAAGCGTCAAGTGAAGCCGCACAACGCCCCTTCACAACAACATCATGCGGCTATCACTACAGCCACTGCTCCTCCTGGGGCTCTCGTCCCTCGGCGCGGCCGTGTTCCAGGACGAGGTCGGCCACATCGATTTCCACCACGCGCTCGTAGGCGTCCCCCAGGTCGAGACCACCTTCTTCCACCGGCCGAGAAAGCAGGACAAGGCGAGCCTGCTCTACACACTCAGCGAcgtcggcatcgtcggcgccgtGAATCCTAGTAACGGTGCGCTCGTCTGGCGCCAGCAGATCTCGGATGACATCTCCAATGGCGGCGGCTTCTTGCGCGCTGCTGAGGGGGAGCATTGGGTTGCTGCTGCACATGGCGCGCGCGTCCAGGCTTGGGATGCTTTGACGGGCCGCAATGTCTGGCACAACGAATTCAAGggcgaggtcaaggatcTGGAGATTCTGGAGTTGACCGAGAGCTCGAGGAAGGATGTCTTGGTTCTGTTTGAGGAGGACGGCTCGACGGTTCTGCGACGTATACACGGCACCCTCGGCCAGGTTGTCTGGGAGTTCCGcgaggtggccaagaacaTCCCTCTGCAGGTTTCCACCGACATCTCAAAGATCTACGTCGTCAGCCTCCACGGATCCCCCTCGTCCTACAGCCTCAAGGTCACTGCTCTCGATACCGTGTCTGGAACGCGCGTAGACGACCTGTCGATTGGAACCAAGGGTGATGTCCACGGACCCAAGGACGTCATGTTTGTTGGCGCCAACTCGGCGGCGCCCATCCTCGCGTGGACTGATGCCGGCCtgtccaagctcaaggtcaacgtcCTGGGCAGCAAGACGACccaggagctcaagctcCCCGCCGAGGCCGTCTCTGTCACAATCCATGCCCCGCATCTTGTTCAGTCGCAGCCGCACTTCCTCGTCCACACCCGAACCAAGACGGGCAACAAGGCTGATGTTTATCACACCAACTTGAAGAGCAACCAGGTCTCCAAGGCTTACGAGCTGCCTCACCTGTCTGGCCTCGGCGCCATCTCGACCAGCTCTGAGGGAGCCAACGTCTACTTTGCCCGTATCACTGAGGACGAGACTCTGATTGTGTCTTCTGAGTCGCATGCTGTTCTTGCCCGATGGCCCACCAAGCCCGCTGGTGACATTGAGGCCGTCCACGCCGTTGCTGAAGTCCTCAAGAAGCCCGGTGGTGAAGGATTCGCTGTCAGAGCTGCCGCCCTTACCAAGTCAGAGGATTGGGTCCTCGTGCGCAACGGCGAGATCGCCTGGAAGCGCCCTGAAGGCCTCAGTGCTGCTGTTGCCGCTGTGTGGGCCGATGTTCCTGGCAGCGAGAACCTCGCCAAGGTTCTTGAGCAGGAGGCTCACACCAACCCTATCGAGGCCTACATTCACCGCGTCACTCGTCACATCGACGACCTTCAATACCTCCCCGACTACCTGGCCTCTCTCCCTGAGCGCTTCATGACTAGTATTTTCGGTGGTGAGCCCGTTAGTAAGAAGGAGGGTCTTCACCGGGATACATTtggcttcaacaagctcatcgtcctcgcGACTCGACGTGGCCGCATGTATGGACTCAGCACTGAGCACAACGGCCAGATTGTCTGGTCTAAATCTGTCCTTCCTCAGCTCCCTGGCGAGACTCTGGACGTCAAGGGCATCTatgccaaggatgagggCATTGTCACTCTTCGTGGAGCCAAGGGCGAATACGTTGCTATCAAGAGCGACACTGGcgatgttgtcgaggtgATGCCCCCCGGATCGCTGCCTCCTGTGTCCAGCACCGTCGTCATCGACAGCTCATCTGGCAAGTGGCTGCTCCCCATTGGTGTCAATGGTGAGGCCGGTCCTATTCCTGCTGGTTGGACTCCTGATCAGACCATCGTCATCCGAGGCGAGGGCGATGTCCTCAAGGGCGTTAAGTTTGTCGAGGAGAACAACAAGGTTTCTGAGGAGGAAGTTTGGCAACTTCAGCTCTTCCCTGGACAGACCATTGTTGATATTGCCAAGCCTTCGACCCACGACCCCGTGGCTTCTATTGGTCGTGTCCTGGCGGACCGTCGCGTCAGCTACAAGTACCTCAACCCCAACACGATCGTGGTGGCTGCCGCCAATAAGGCTGAGTCCACCCTGTCAGTTCAGCTGGTTGATACCGTTTCGGGCCAGGTTCTGGCCTCTTCATCGTATGCCGGCGTCGACTCGACTAAGCCCATCTCTTGCACCATGGCTGAGAACTGGTATGCGTGCACCTTCTTCGGGCAGTATACTCTCGAAGATGGCACCAAGCGATCCATCAAGGGATACCAGATCGTTGTATCTGATCTCTACGAGTCATCCTCGCCTAACGACCGTGGTCCTCTTGGCGATGCTGTTAACTTTTCATCACTTAAGCCCGTGGACACACCGAGTGgacctcctctgccttgGGTTGAGGAGCAGGCTTATGTTCTCTCTCAGCCGCTCGACTCTCTTGCCGTGACGCAGACTCGACAGGGTATTGCCAACCGTCAGGTTCTGGGTTACCTTCCTGAGTCTCACGGTATCGTCGGTCTGTCTCGTCAGATCCTCGATCCCCGTCGGCCCGTCGGCCGAGACTCGACCCcagctgagaaggaggctgagggccTGATCAAGTACACGCCAGGCATCGAGATCGACCCCAAGTCGGTGGTCTCGCACCAACGAAACGTGCTGGGCGTCAAGGGCATTGTTGCATCGCCAGCCATCGTGGAGAGTACGAGTCTGGTGGTGGCTTATGGCTTGGATGTGTTTGGCACTCGGGTTGCGCCGAGCGGAGTGTTTGATATCCTTGGAAACGGCTTCAACAAGGCGACACTGGTGACGACCGTGGTGGCGCTGCTGGGCGGCGTTTTGTTTCTGTCACCAATGGTAAGCAACCCTTCTCTTTTGACTTGCCGCGATATCCGCTTGTGTAGAAGACGGCTGGCTGACACTAGATTCTGCAGGTACGGAGAAAGCAAATCAACCGGAGATGGGAGGGACTGTAGagaaagaaggagatggatggatgccagaCAGACGGGAGTTAATCACTAGACTCGGCCGATGCGGAACCAATGATGGTGGCACATTGGCCTGTGGGATGTAAATGGAAACGAGTTTTTGCTTTTAGGTTCGACTGATTTAACGGCATGCCCTGAAGCTATTGGACGGTTTCACTCGTGATATTCCCGTGTTTGGCTTTTGGAGTCAGCCTCACGATGCTACGGTTCCAATGGAGAATGGGTGTCAAGGACCCTTAAGGGCTTTTCTTCCGTGAGCAGCCACGTCCCCAGAGGGTGTCTCGGCCAGAGCGGGTGACGAGAGGGTGGTCCTCCGCCGATGAACGGAGCAAAGACGGGCTTGGCGCCACGGCGGTGTGGGGCTGCAAGGGCCGTGTAGCACGGGGAGCGAGGCTGTACTGTTCTGCCTAGGTACAGTAGGCAGGTATAGCAGGCGAAGTAGATGGTCATGTTACCGCTACTTTGTGAATATGAAATGGCTGACAACTGGTTGGGTGTCACAGCATAGACCGGACTACTACCTCGTGTTGCTCTGCAGACTGCAAGCCTTCCCGTAGGTTGATCGGACAATGGCTGACATTTTCATGCCATCGGCACTCATGCACCGATCAGACGAGCCCAAGGTTTCTACGAAAGACGATAGGTTCCTCCTCCTTTCGGGCCTGTCAGCAGGCACATTAACGCACCCCGTCTTTCACTACACACCCTATAATAGCCTAGCCTAGCCGAGGCTTTTGACACTCGAATAAGATGATGCCATCGTGCAGGTTTGCTACTGTACTCCAGTCGGGCGACGATCCGTGAGGGCTTGACTATGCCCGTattcttgcttcttctttttcagCTCGTATCTAGACTGTTCCGAGGCCTGAATGGGAATTGAACAATCACGAGATGAATGCAGCCCAACAAGGCAAAGACACCAACAAACACTCCAATTACAGACGTTTTCAACGTTaaacatcctcatcttccaaTGATGCTTTACGCAGAAAGCCCAATAGGCAAGCAGAGAAACGCCAGTCAGCACAGCCAGCATAAAGTTACTCCGATCCAAGTTCTGGAAAACTCGGACCCTCGGGGGGAGGGGCGTTGTCAACACGAGCGGGGGGGCTTGCAGCTTTGACGAATAAGCGATGAGGTGGTTGAGTGAGGGTGTGGTGATGGGTGACTTGCGGGGTATAAGACGGCACTTTGACGACGGTCTAGTATCTTCTACTTGGTTATTTTTAGATGGAGTATTGTATTGATGAGGGAGAGCGCTGGATAGATGTCTTTTTGGTGATGAGTGAGGAATAATGTTACATTGCGGGATGCGTGTGAGATAATTCACCAACCGCCTTCATGCTTGATCGACTGTTGTTTTGTATCACAGCTGCAGGCAAGGAAGCATATCACTCGGGTCATACAGAAGAGTAAGCAAATCCTCCGGTAGGACTTGTCCCCGTTTAATTACCTCTGTAACAGAGCGTAGGGCTGGTATGGATCCTTGTACCTTGCACTGCTCGCCTACGCTTAAGCTGTAGAGCTTCATATGACTAGGATAGGTCTAGCTGTACAGTAGACTGTATTTCTGCTGCATTGGCGAATACGGGGTCATGACCACTCCCTAGCCAAGGAAGCAAATCATGATATTCACTGTTACTGAGAGCCGAGAGCAACCACAAGACATCGTATTCCCATGCCCAGCTCTGCTGATCACCCGTCCCCTCTTCCGGGTGCGTGGCTTACATGGCTCTCGGCATTGGGACCGCCTTTTCACGGGGTGGGAGGGAATAGCCTCAGAGctgggggggggggggggggggggggggggggggggggggggggagCTGCTTCGCCTCCACACCATCTTGAGGAGGGAGAGCCTTGTCAGCTCGTGTTCTGCTTTGCTTTCGGGTATTGAAGATCTGGAGAGAGCAAGAATAGTAACGTATGTATCTGAAAAAAAGTATATAAACTCGTCGTCTCTCCCTGCAAGTCCAACacttctcatcctcatcagtCAACTCAAGCAAAACAAAGCAAACAACCTCTCGCTCAAACAAAACACTCGTTTTCACCTTAACCACCTTTCCTACAAAAcaaccgccatcatgaaggtCACCGCCGTCTTCGTTGCCGCCCTCGCCACCCTCGGCGCTGCCTCTCCTCCCAAGGGCTGCACTCCCGGAACCTATTCTTGCACTCCCGACGCCAAGGGCTGGCAGGTCTGCGATGTCTCCCGCGCCTGGGTCGTAAGTTCACTCTCCAACAAGACGTGTAGATAGGATACTGACTTGCTTCTCTAGTTCGCTGGTGCCTGCCCCCCCAACACCGGCTGCGTCTTCTACAAGCCCAGCAACAGCCCCTACTGCGTCCCCCCCGGCTTCAAGTTCCCCCAGAACTAGACGCCCACTCTTAAGACGAGGATAGCAATGCGGAGCTGCAGTCTCCTCGAAATTGTCTCCACTGTCCTAGTCGTCAAGATGGAAACTGGATCGTTTGGGTATGGGTTTGGGTTCTGGTACATGATTTACTTTTTTTGCTTCATGCTTGCATGAGTTACGATCCTTTTTATGTGCTTAATTCGATATACGGAACATACACATACACGAGACTGGGGCTTCAAGTCTTCATTAGATAGGTAGCATAGCGTCCGCAAATCTACCACAGTACCCCATGCCTTGTTCAACTCCTGCA is a window from the Fusarium keratoplasticum isolate Fu6.1 chromosome 5, whole genome shotgun sequence genome containing:
- a CDS encoding ER membrane protein complex subunit 1, whose product is MRLSLQPLLLLGLSSLGAAVFQDEVGHIDFHHALVGVPQVETTFFHRPRKQDKASLLYTLSDVGIVGAVNPSNGALVWRQQISDDISNGGGFLRAAEGEHWVAAAHGARVQAWDALTGRNVWHNEFKGEVKDLEILELTESSRKDVLVLFEEDGSTVLRRIHGTLGQVVWEFREVAKNIPLQVSTDISKIYVVSLHGSPSSYSLKVTALDTVSGTRVDDLSIGTKGDVHGPKDVMFVGANSAAPILAWTDAGLSKLKVNVLGSKTTQELKLPAEAVSVTIHAPHLVQSQPHFLVHTRTKTGNKADVYHTNLKSNQVSKAYELPHLSGLGAISTSSEGANVYFARITEDETLIVSSESHAVLARWPTKPAGDIEAVHAVAEVLKKPGGEGFAVRAAALTKSEDWVLVRNGEIAWKRPEGLSAAVAAVWADVPGSENLAKVLEQEAHTNPIEAYIHRVTRHIDDLQYLPDYLASLPERFMTSIFGGEPVSKKEGLHRDTFGFNKLIVLATRRGRMYGLSTEHNGQIVWSKSVLPQLPGETLDVKGIYAKDEGIVTLRGAKGEYVAIKSDTGDVVEVMPPGSLPPVSSTVVIDSSSGKWLLPIGVNGEAGPIPAGWTPDQTIVIRGEGDVLKGVKFVEENNKVSEEEVWQLQLFPGQTIVDIAKPSTHDPVASIGRVLADRRVSYKYLNPNTIVVAAANKAESTLSVQLVDTVSGQVLASSSYAGVDSTKPISCTMAENWYACTFFGQYTLEDGTKRSIKGYQIVVSDLYESSSPNDRGPLGDAVNFSSLKPVDTPSGPPLPWVEEQAYVLSQPLDSLAVTQTRQGIANRQVLGYLPESHGIVGLSRQILDPRRPVGRDSTPAEKEAEGLIKYTPGIEIDPKSVVSHQRNVLGVKGIVASPAIVESTSLVVAYGLDVFGTRVAPSGVFDILGNGFNKATLVTTVVALLGGVLFLSPMVRRKQINRRWEGL